The Deltaproteobacteria bacterium genome includes a window with the following:
- a CDS encoding electron transfer flavoprotein subunit beta/FixA family protein has translation MKIVVLVKQTPDTETKPKITADKKRLEEGEIKFVMNPYDEFAVEEALKTKEKIGGDSTVTVISLGPDRVVETIRTALAMGADTGIHISDPALDSADSYATAVALAAAAKKAGFDVIFCGKQAIDGDFAQVNSRVAETLDIPQINLTTKLDLSATGGKAERRIEGGEELIEFPLPALISCEKGLNEPRYASLPGIMKAKKKPLDKHDLAALGLSADAVKPRLQIQEIRIPEQKRRGVKLTGEVTETVPKLVKLLREEAKVI, from the coding sequence ATGAAGATCGTCGTTCTCGTCAAGCAGACGCCTGACACAGAAACCAAGCCCAAGATTACCGCCGACAAGAAGCGGCTCGAGGAAGGCGAAATCAAGTTTGTCATGAACCCTTATGACGAATTCGCCGTCGAGGAAGCACTCAAGACCAAGGAAAAGATCGGCGGAGATTCGACCGTTACGGTTATCAGTCTTGGTCCGGACCGGGTGGTTGAAACCATCCGTACGGCCCTTGCCATGGGTGCCGACACCGGCATTCACATCTCTGATCCGGCCCTGGACAGTGCTGACAGTTACGCTACTGCCGTGGCATTGGCCGCAGCAGCAAAAAAGGCCGGGTTCGATGTGATCTTCTGCGGCAAGCAGGCGATAGACGGTGATTTCGCGCAGGTGAACTCCCGTGTCGCAGAAACCCTGGATATTCCGCAAATCAACCTCACGACCAAGCTCGACCTTTCTGCCACTGGCGGCAAGGCCGAACGGCGTATTGAAGGCGGAGAGGAACTGATCGAGTTCCCGCTTCCGGCCCTGATTTCCTGCGAAAAGGGACTCAATGAACCCCGTTACGCATCCCTTCCCGGCATCATGAAAGCCAAGAAAAAGCCGCTAGACAAGCATGATCTGGCGGCTCTGGGCCTTTCGGCTGACGCGGTCAAGCCGCGGCTCCAGATCCAGGAAATCCGGATCCCCGAGCAGAAGCGCCGCGGTGTCAAGCTGACGGGCGAGGTGACCGAAACGGTTCCCAAGCTCGTGAAACTGCTCCGCGAAGAAGCCAAGGTCATCTGA
- a CDS encoding electron transfer flavoprotein subunit alpha/FixB family protein, which yields MAEKDVLIVAEQRGGTIRKISYELAGIGGQLAQKTGGELVAVLIGEGVQGAAASLGKYGVKKVLVADGPAFKLYSTEGYVTAAAKAVEKVQPGIVLTGASALGRDLSARLAQRLKTGLVTDSVGLDIVDGKLQGIRPALSGKIQHVVTIPESRPQIASIRPNVFNVPEANGPDASVETLDHGVDAGKIRAKVTEVRASAGAKADLTEAERIVSGGRALKAAENFKIMNDLADVIGATVGASRAAVDSGYAPHAMQIGQTGKVVNPTLYLGFGISGAIQHLAGMRTSKVIVAVNKDPDAPIWQIADYGIVDDLFKVTPALIEEFKKLLAQG from the coding sequence ATGGCAGAAAAAGACGTTCTGATTGTCGCCGAGCAGCGCGGTGGCACCATCCGGAAGATTAGTTACGAACTGGCCGGCATCGGTGGCCAGCTTGCCCAAAAAACCGGTGGCGAGCTTGTGGCCGTCCTCATCGGCGAGGGCGTACAGGGTGCGGCCGCCAGCCTTGGGAAATACGGCGTGAAGAAGGTGCTCGTCGCTGACGGCCCGGCCTTCAAGCTTTACTCGACCGAAGGCTACGTGACCGCGGCCGCCAAGGCCGTCGAAAAGGTGCAGCCAGGCATTGTGCTGACCGGCGCTTCGGCGCTGGGACGCGATCTTTCGGCCCGGCTCGCCCAGCGGCTCAAGACTGGCCTTGTGACAGACAGCGTAGGTCTCGATATTGTCGACGGGAAACTGCAAGGCATCCGTCCGGCACTCTCGGGCAAGATCCAGCATGTGGTTACGATTCCTGAATCCAGACCACAGATCGCTTCCATACGGCCGAACGTGTTCAATGTGCCTGAGGCAAATGGACCTGACGCATCAGTCGAGACGCTCGATCATGGCGTGGACGCAGGCAAGATCCGCGCCAAGGTGACCGAAGTGCGTGCCTCGGCCGGAGCCAAGGCAGACCTCACCGAGGCCGAACGAATCGTGTCCGGCGGACGCGCGCTCAAGGCAGCCGAAAACTTCAAGATCATGAACGATCTGGCTGACGTGATCGGCGCGACAGTTGGTGCTTCCCGTGCGGCGGTGGATTCGGGCTACGCCCCTCACGCCATGCAGATCGGCCAGACGGGCAAGGTTGTTAATCCGACCCTGTATCTGGGCTTTGGCATTTCGGGCGCCATCCAGCACCTTGCCGGCATGCGGACCTCGAAGGTTATCGTGGCGGTGAACAAGGATCCTGATGCACCGATCTGGCAGATCGCTGACTACGGCATCGTTGATGACCTGTTCAAGGTCACCCCGGCGCTAATCGAGGAGTTCAAGAAGTTGCTCGCACAGGGCTGA
- the mtnA gene encoding S-methyl-5-thioribose-1-phosphate isomerase, producing the protein MTVETVRLRNGVLELIDQRRLPSKEIWIRCRTAEDTARAIETMAVRGAPAIGVAAAYGVAAGAAALKGRTPSALQFELERHIERLARTRPTAVNLFWALERMRTCARTLLENGADRDRLARALLDEAVRIHAEDLAASRAMADYGARLIPKGSRILTHCNAGALATSGAYGTALGVIKRAHEQGKKISVWVDETRPFLQGARLTAWECVKEGIPATLITDNMAGHFMKSGDVDCVIVGADRIAANGDTANKIGTYTLSVLAKEHRIPFYVAAPLSTVDLATPDGSQIPIEERSHEEIRSFRHIRHAPEKVSARHPAFDVTPASSVTAIITEAGVAKPPYRRSLGALFKGHPVIRTERREKRK; encoded by the coding sequence GTGACTGTCGAAACCGTTCGTCTCCGTAATGGCGTTCTGGAACTGATCGACCAGCGCCGACTGCCCTCAAAAGAGATCTGGATCAGGTGCCGTACGGCAGAGGATACCGCACGGGCCATCGAGACGATGGCCGTTCGCGGTGCGCCGGCAATCGGAGTCGCGGCCGCTTACGGGGTTGCTGCCGGGGCTGCAGCGCTGAAGGGACGCACGCCCTCTGCACTTCAGTTTGAACTGGAGCGGCACATCGAACGCCTCGCCCGGACCCGGCCAACAGCGGTCAACCTGTTCTGGGCCCTGGAGCGGATGCGGACCTGCGCCCGCACCCTGCTCGAAAATGGCGCGGACCGGGACCGGCTGGCCCGTGCCCTGCTGGATGAGGCGGTCCGTATTCATGCCGAAGATCTCGCCGCTTCCCGTGCAATGGCCGATTACGGAGCACGGCTCATTCCCAAAGGTTCCAGAATCCTGACCCATTGCAATGCCGGCGCCCTGGCAACGAGTGGAGCCTATGGGACGGCCCTCGGTGTCATCAAACGTGCACACGAGCAGGGAAAAAAGATCAGCGTGTGGGTCGATGAAACCCGGCCATTCCTTCAGGGAGCACGGCTTACCGCCTGGGAGTGCGTGAAGGAAGGCATACCGGCAACGCTGATTACCGACAATATGGCCGGGCATTTCATGAAATCCGGGGACGTGGATTGCGTGATTGTCGGAGCCGACCGGATCGCCGCCAACGGCGATACAGCAAACAAGATCGGAACCTATACTCTTTCGGTACTTGCAAAGGAGCACAGGATTCCTTTCTATGTTGCGGCGCCGCTTTCGACAGTGGATCTCGCCACTCCCGACGGGAGCCAGATACCCATTGAGGAGCGGAGCCACGAGGAGATTCGCAGCTTCCGGCACATACGGCACGCACCAGAGAAGGTCAGCGCACGGCATCCGGCTTTTGATGTAACGCCAGCCTCCAGCGTGACGGCAATCATTACCGAGGCTGGAGTAGCCAAACCTCCCTACCGGCGTTCGCTAGGAGCGCTTTTCAAGGGACACCCAGTCATCCGCACAGAACGAAGGGAAAAACGGAAATGA
- a CDS encoding SDR family oxidoreductase translates to MLQGKVGIITGSGRGIGREIALLMARHGASVIVNDLGAAPDGSTTAERPAEEVVTEIRKAGGRAAPNFGSVVSWDDAHSMVAQAVKEFGKIDFVVNNAGNLRDVIFHKMTEQDWDAVIAVHLKGNFNLCRAAAEHFRKQQSGSFINFTSTSGLIGNFGQANYAAAKLGIIGLTRSIALDMSRFNVRANAIAPFAWTRLTATIPEGETDAQKARVENLKKMKAEQIAPLAVFLASDQAKDITGQVFAVRGGEIVLFSLPRPVRHIHHADGWTAEDIAAVLPGALKTNFVPLQVSADIFPYDPLI, encoded by the coding sequence ATGCTTCAGGGAAAAGTAGGAATCATTACAGGCTCAGGCCGTGGAATCGGCCGTGAAATTGCGCTGCTCATGGCCAGGCATGGCGCATCCGTGATTGTGAATGATCTTGGCGCCGCACCCGATGGCAGCACTACTGCCGAGCGGCCTGCCGAGGAAGTCGTCACCGAAATCAGGAAGGCTGGAGGCAGGGCTGCCCCAAACTTCGGATCCGTTGTCTCATGGGATGATGCCCATTCGATGGTAGCCCAGGCGGTCAAGGAGTTCGGCAAGATCGACTTCGTGGTAAACAATGCCGGAAACCTGCGCGACGTGATTTTTCACAAGATGACCGAGCAGGACTGGGACGCAGTAATCGCCGTTCATCTAAAGGGCAACTTCAACCTTTGCCGTGCTGCCGCAGAGCATTTCCGCAAGCAGCAGTCCGGCTCATTCATCAATTTCACTTCGACATCAGGACTTATCGGCAACTTTGGCCAGGCGAACTATGCCGCCGCCAAACTCGGCATTATTGGCCTCACCCGTTCGATCGCGCTGGACATGAGCCGTTTCAATGTCCGGGCAAATGCCATCGCCCCGTTCGCATGGACGCGCCTGACGGCGACAATTCCCGAAGGCGAGACCGATGCGCAGAAGGCCCGGGTGGAAAACCTCAAGAAGATGAAGGCGGAGCAAATCGCACCACTCGCCGTTTTCCTCGCTTCGGACCAGGCCAAGGACATCACTGGCCAGGTGTTTGCCGTCCGGGGTGGCGAGATCGTGCTGTTTTCGCTGCCGCGTCCGGTGCGTCACATTCATCACGCAGACGGCTGGACTGCCGAGGATATCGCTGCCGTGCTGCCGGGAGCACTCAAGACGAATTTCGTTCCGCTCCAGGTATCAGCAGATATCTTCCCTTACGACCCGCTGATATAA
- the gatB gene encoding Asp-tRNA(Asn)/Glu-tRNA(Gln) amidotransferase subunit GatB yields MEYEAVIGLEVHAQMLTKTKLFCSCSASFGDDPNANTCPICLGFPGVLPKLNRQAVEYAIRTGLALGCRINGKSVFSRKNYFYPDLPKGYQISQYDLPLCSGGNLKARVLGDDGRVAYEKEVRITRIHMEEDAGKSLHEASRDIRSSLIDLNRACTPLMEIVSEPDIRSAREASAYLKELRQVLLYLGVCDGNMEEGSLRCDANVSLRPKGSEKLGTRTETKNVNSFRFLERAIEYEIRRQEMILSTGGTIVQETRLFDANTGETRSMRSKEEAHDYRYFPEPDLLPLVVSEAQISDISARLPELPEAKRQRFISDYSLSDYDAGILSSDKVLASFFEKTAKLCGDAKVAANWIQTEVLCEVKDVETELPKAKVTPETLAALITLIQKGTISGKIAKDVFGDMWTSGKEPEEIVKSKGLVQVSDEGELAKVIDNVIAANAKQVEQYKGGKQSVFGFFVGAVMKATQGKANPAVVNRLLKEKLG; encoded by the coding sequence ATGGAGTACGAAGCAGTCATCGGGCTTGAAGTCCACGCCCAGATGCTCACGAAGACCAAGCTCTTCTGTTCGTGCTCGGCTTCCTTCGGGGATGACCCGAATGCCAATACGTGTCCCATCTGCCTGGGTTTTCCGGGAGTTCTTCCCAAGTTGAACCGTCAGGCGGTCGAATACGCCATCCGGACGGGGCTGGCGCTTGGCTGCAGGATCAACGGCAAGTCGGTCTTTTCCCGGAAGAACTACTTCTATCCCGATCTTCCCAAGGGGTATCAGATTTCCCAGTACGACCTGCCGCTCTGTTCAGGTGGAAACCTGAAAGCGCGTGTGCTGGGGGACGATGGACGTGTGGCCTACGAGAAGGAAGTCCGCATTACCCGCATCCACATGGAAGAAGATGCCGGAAAATCCCTGCATGAAGCTTCACGCGATATCCGTTCATCGCTGATCGATTTGAATCGTGCCTGCACGCCCCTGATGGAAATCGTTTCCGAACCTGATATCCGGTCAGCCCGCGAGGCAAGCGCGTATCTGAAGGAACTCCGGCAGGTGCTTCTGTATCTCGGCGTTTGTGACGGCAACATGGAAGAGGGTTCCCTGCGATGCGACGCCAATGTCTCGCTCCGGCCAAAAGGTTCCGAAAAACTGGGCACCCGGACCGAGACGAAGAACGTCAATTCGTTCCGGTTTCTGGAACGGGCCATTGAGTACGAAATCCGGCGGCAGGAGATGATCCTCTCGACTGGCGGTACGATTGTGCAGGAAACCCGCCTGTTCGACGCCAATACGGGCGAAACCCGGTCCATGCGGTCCAAGGAAGAAGCACATGACTACCGCTACTTCCCGGAGCCAGACCTCCTGCCGCTCGTCGTAAGCGAGGCGCAGATTAGTGATATCAGTGCCAGACTGCCGGAACTTCCCGAGGCAAAGCGGCAGCGGTTCATATCCGATTACAGCCTGTCCGACTACGATGCTGGCATCCTTTCGTCCGACAAGGTGCTGGCGTCATTTTTCGAAAAGACCGCGAAGCTGTGCGGCGACGCCAAGGTTGCAGCCAACTGGATCCAGACGGAAGTCCTCTGTGAGGTGAAGGATGTCGAGACGGAACTCCCCAAAGCGAAAGTAACGCCCGAGACGCTTGCCGCACTGATTACCCTCATCCAGAAGGGCACGATTTCCGGAAAGATCGCCAAGGATGTTTTTGGCGATATGTGGACGAGCGGCAAGGAACCGGAGGAGATCGTCAAGTCCAAGGGGCTCGTTCAGGTCTCGGACGAGGGTGAATTGGCAAAAGTGATCGACAATGTAATTGCCGCCAATGCCAAACAGGTAGAGCAGTACAAGGGCGGAAAGCAGAGCGTTTTTGGTTTCTTTGTCGGCGCCGTCATGAAGGCAACGCAGGGCAAAGCCAACCCCGCGGTCGTGAACCGGCTGCTCAAGGAAAAACTCGGGTAG
- the gatA gene encoding Asp-tRNA(Asn)/Glu-tRNA(Gln) amidotransferase subunit GatA: MGADLCHLSIGELGALLREKKVSASEVLEAHLKRVETLDPKVGAFLHVNAEQAMAQARHAQELLDGGRGVTALTGIPVGIKDVIVMDGTPSTAASRILSAFKGTYDATVVRKLHAAGAVCFGKLNMDEFAMGSSTENSSVKKTLNPWDLDCVPGGSSGGSAAAVAAGFCPVSIGSDTGGSIRQPAAFCGVVGLKPTYGRVSRFGVIAFASSLDQLGPFARTVADAAHLLEFMSGFDDLDSTSVDRPVPNYAAAADRGVKGLRLGVPKEYFIDGMDAEVEAAVRGALAELEKQGAKLVEVSLPHTKYAVATYYIVATAEASSNLARYDGVRFGHRAKDPKDIFDLYVRSRGEGFGPEVKRRIMLGTFCLSSGYYDAYYRKAQQLRWLIRQDFLEAFKTCDAIVSPVTPTAAFRFGEKAADPIQMYLSDIFTISCNLAGLPGVSVPCGFTSKSLPVGLQVLARHFAEETLVQVGGAYERATDWHKRRPAL; encoded by the coding sequence GTGGGTGCCGATCTCTGCCATTTGTCCATCGGCGAACTGGGTGCGTTGCTCAGGGAGAAAAAGGTCTCTGCATCGGAAGTCCTTGAAGCACACCTGAAACGGGTGGAAACTCTCGACCCGAAGGTCGGGGCATTTCTTCATGTGAATGCCGAACAGGCGATGGCGCAGGCCCGGCATGCACAGGAACTTCTTGATGGAGGCCGTGGAGTGACGGCGCTTACCGGTATTCCGGTCGGCATAAAAGACGTGATTGTCATGGATGGAACGCCTTCTACGGCGGCAAGCCGGATACTGTCGGCATTCAAGGGTACCTATGATGCCACGGTGGTCCGCAAGCTCCATGCCGCCGGGGCTGTCTGTTTTGGCAAGCTCAACATGGACGAGTTTGCCATGGGTTCTTCCACTGAGAATTCATCGGTTAAGAAGACCCTGAATCCGTGGGATCTGGACTGTGTTCCCGGCGGATCATCCGGCGGCAGTGCGGCCGCCGTGGCGGCAGGATTCTGTCCGGTGAGCATCGGCTCAGATACTGGCGGGTCTATTCGCCAGCCGGCCGCCTTTTGCGGTGTGGTTGGCCTCAAGCCTACCTACGGCCGGGTAAGCCGTTTCGGAGTCATTGCGTTCGCATCGAGCCTGGACCAGCTCGGCCCTTTTGCCCGCACGGTGGCCGATGCGGCTCATCTGCTTGAATTCATGAGTGGTTTCGATGACCTCGATTCGACATCTGTGGACCGGCCGGTGCCGAACTATGCTGCTGCAGCGGATCGTGGCGTGAAAGGGCTGAGGCTTGGAGTCCCGAAGGAATATTTCATTGACGGGATGGATGCCGAGGTGGAAGCGGCCGTTCGCGGTGCCCTGGCGGAACTGGAAAAACAGGGCGCAAAGCTCGTTGAAGTATCTCTGCCTCACACGAAATACGCAGTTGCCACGTATTACATCGTGGCGACTGCCGAGGCATCATCCAACCTTGCCCGCTACGACGGGGTCCGGTTTGGCCACCGGGCAAAGGATCCCAAAGACATTTTTGACCTGTATGTCCGGAGCCGTGGTGAGGGGTTTGGTCCCGAGGTGAAGCGCCGGATCATGCTCGGAACATTCTGCCTTTCCTCCGGCTACTATGATGCGTATTACCGGAAGGCACAGCAACTCAGGTGGCTGATCCGGCAGGATTTCCTGGAAGCATTCAAGACCTGTGATGCCATCGTTTCTCCGGTAACGCCGACGGCTGCTTTCCGCTTTGGTGAAAAGGCTGCCGACCCGATCCAGATGTACCTGTCGGATATTTTCACCATTTCGTGCAACCTGGCCGGGCTGCCGGGAGTCAGCGTCCCGTGCGGGTTCACGTCGAAAAGCCTCCCGGTGGGGCTTCAGGTTCTGGCGCGACACTTCGCCGAAGAGACGCTTGTGCAGGTGGGCGGCGCGTACGAACGGGCTACGGACTGGCATAAGCGGCGGCCCGCGCTGTAG
- the gatC gene encoding Asp-tRNA(Asn)/Glu-tRNA(Gln) amidotransferase subunit GatC yields the protein MKLDAAHVRKIAQLARLSVTDAETEALLVHMNRMLDYVAQLSEVDTSKVPPLEHAVEMDTPLRDDEPVRKFDASRGLENAPAAELNMFRVPKVVE from the coding sequence ATGAAACTCGACGCTGCACATGTGCGGAAAATTGCCCAGCTTGCCCGGCTGTCGGTGACGGATGCCGAGACCGAGGCGCTTCTTGTCCACATGAACAGGATGCTGGATTACGTTGCCCAGCTTTCGGAAGTGGACACCTCGAAAGTGCCGCCGCTGGAGCACGCGGTCGAAATGGATACGCCGCTCCGTGACGATGAGCCGGTCCGGAAGTTCGATGCGTCCCGCGGGCTCGAAAATGCACCGGCCGCCGAGCTCAACATGTTCCGCGTGCCGAAGGTGGTGGAATAG